In Trichomycterus rosablanca isolate fTriRos1 chromosome 25, fTriRos1.hap1, whole genome shotgun sequence, the sequence agggtcgtgtgtgtgtgtgtgggggggggggggtgctggagcctatcccagcttttcaatgggcgcaaggcacacagtaacaccctgaacgggacgccagtccatcatacacacacccattcacctatagggcaatttaatgtctccagttaacctgactgcatgtttttggactgtgggaggaaaccgaagctcccggaggagaacacgcaaactccgcacagaaaggacccggaccgccccgcctggggatcgaacccaggaccttcttgctgtgaggcgacagtgctaccccactgagccaccatgccacccgtcACACAGGAATAGTATGGGTAcgttaaaaaccttttttttttttttctctatctctctctaggTGATATTGGGAGATTATAACTGGCTATCGTATGAGGAAACGTTTCAAATAGCTCAGAGGTTCGGGAGTGGCCTGGCTTCTCTCGGTCAGAAACCTTTGTGTAACATTGCTATCTTCTGCGAGACTCGGGCCGAGTGGATGATAGCAGCGCAGACTTGTTTCATGTACAACTTCCCATGTGAGTAATTGAAATACAAGCGCACACACGCTGATTCATTCAGATAAAGCTTTAATCATAAACCCAAAGGGAATTTTAATAGTGGATTACAGTGAAAGGGAGGAGTCGGGTCAATAACAGTTTCTGTATTGCTATTCTCAACATTAAAACTATCAAAAAAATATCAGATATGTGGCCAGATTTCTTTGGCCTGGTTTCAAGAATATCGATTCTTGGAACATATAAACCACCAAAAGTACGTGGACATTCAAACATCGCATCTAAACGAGCTTGATGAGCCTAATATGAACTGTGTGTTCTCGGCAAATCGTTATGCCATTATTAAGCTAAGCAGCACCGTCACAgcactgggcgccatctagctggcatgattggcagtgccttcGGCAGACGCGTTGCTGCAaaggcgggatgaccggactatgtgggtggggtcttcaaactctgtgtaAGTACCctaattagcagatagagaggcgccagGGCAGAGCGCATAGGTGAAATATGTTCTGTtaagggctgcacacgggtcggaggaggcgtgagcagcaatatacacacaccgactgcaatcagggatcccccagcagcggaagacaggaggaaaatgcataaatacaatagaaaaaaaacaattacatcAGTTTGATAATTTTATATGAAATTTAAAACTGCTCATAACTGCAAGACTATTCTATATTAGTCTTCATCATATGTTCACTTCTTTTGTCTCCTATGCTTTCTCTCGAATCTCTCTCTCCCCACCCACCCCCCGCCCTCCCCAAATCACTTCGTCACTCCAACAGTGGTGACTCTTTATGCCACTCTGGGAGGACCAGCAATAGCCCATGGTCTCAATGAAACAGAggtcacacacatcatcaccaGTAAGGACCTCCTGCAGGGCCGTCTCAAGGTCAGTCCTCATTCTGCACCTTACtgcttcaaataaataaaaaacaacaatattaataactataataataatgcccAACTGACTGAATGAGGTGAAGGCACCGAATACAAGTTGTTTCATTTACAGAGGTTTCTCTCCAGCACAAGACAATTTGGCTACTGTCATTTTGTATACATTTCGGCGACTACTGGTCAGTGTGTAAGACCTAGATTTGTATACATTTAGCTTTGTGATGACCTATTTCTAGTTTCTTGCATTAACAGGCTATACAGTGGTTgctattagggatgtcccgatcacgttttttcaCAAAGGAAAACAAAGGATCCGGCTTAGGATCGGGCTTAGTAAAGCCGAAACCGATCAGTTAAACATATTATTGCTGGTTGAGGCCATTCGAAAAGCCGCAATGTCCGATTTAGCCATTGTACACTCAGGTTTGATGTGTTTTGGGTCTCGATCCCATCAAAATAACCAGTTAAAGAAATTTTAATCTGACTTCTTTATTTATCCATTAATTTTCCGCAATGCATAAAGTACATTGGCAGCAAAACAAAGCATAATCCAATTCAACACAGTCCAATGTTGGaaagtaggtacagtgttgttgggtttaaatgctacacatttacattatacCACCAAACAATTATTATCTTTGTGGTCCTTTAATGTAAAGATGCAGAGCTTGgttcttgaatacatcgtatcgagtctcagctctgcctgccggctgggcggccacatgaacagcgatcggcctgttgttcagatggggtttctcataactaatacaattacgacctctgctggctgattgattgcgcctgcacagagacgggaaaagagtgcagtcagggtgtgtctctccatacacagtgctgttcCGCATTGCActagtcaaagtgtaggtgacaaaatgcatacggctgctgccacTGTTTGGAGGAGGTGTGgattagcttcattctccttaataagagtggggatcagcattggtggaaaggaagcatgacgcaatcgggcaaaaaggggagaaaatgctataaactaaattttatatataaagacTTATTTTATCTAGTTACTGGATATCAGAAAGTGCACTTGTCAGAGAGCTCTCGGttctggtcccaagcctggataaaaataggaCGGTTCTGTCAGGATACAATAATTTAACCATGTGACGTGTTATTCTACAGGACACTTTATATTTTGCCTATAAGCATCATCAGTAACATCTTGCTGATTTTCCAAAACAGACAAACTTCAAGTCACACCAGCATCTCGTCACTCACTAATAGGAACACATGGTGTCaccttttataataaaaaaaaaatagaccaATCAGATTCTGCCATAGAAAACCCACAAAAGTGATAATACAGGTTGATTGTATAGTGATGATATGTTTTACTCTGtgcacttatttatttttctttgtctgCCTATCAGGAAATTTTGCTGGATGTGCCCAGGTTGCAGCACATCATCATTGTGGACAGTAAATCCCCCAGCTGGTCTGGGCTGCCCAGAGGCATTCAGGTTCACAGCATGGCGTCTGTGCAGGAGCGAGGGGCTAAACCTGAAAACAGTAAGGCGTCTTACCTATCCACTGTTCATACTAACGGTAGAGGTCAGTTCAAAGAGAGGCAcactagggctgcacgatatatcgtttcagcatcgtcatcgcgatgtgtgcatgcgcaatagtcacatcgcaggacgtgggatgtcacttaatgcaaattaaatcaaatactttttttgttgcttgacacaaaacgaaaattcacaccgttctcattttccatgacatatctaccagtgtgttcaaaaacctagtgagccgccttgctgtcttactgcctacataggcagctgccacagtagagaggattctaataagtcattgacttataaggcagattattcgaacgcgctacttagcaattccatcgggtttcgcgtttagcatctttccattaaaaccaatagaaTGAGGTGGGACAGCGCTAACATGTCACTATAACATCTggattcgtgtacagaaaactgttacatttgctgacaagcccaaacttgcaaataaaaacactcgttaaaaatgtattattatttatttacgtttgaaaataactttgtccgcaccgtcagccatgtttatttttctgtgatagaagagatgccgcaatgaattctgggattgccttcatcactacGGATGCTTCCGATTCTCACTCGtccttgagtcaaaataacattgaaatgttaagatacctcagtagtgagcttagtaaggcatctcggatttcgaacaggtgtatagctgctcttttgtttgtatagtttttttttaaaataatgtttactacttgaagaggttttgattgtgaaataaattaaatgacccattttgtcaatcctgttaattccctcatgtgatattaaagctttcttagtttaatgctcagtttcaaccgagtacaaagacgtagcttgtcataatcttttgtatcccttgtaggcaccaccctttttcacagatgagccccttatttagagtaagatacatgcattattaatattattaatattttttttaatatcgcaatatatatcgcaggaagaaaaaaaatcgcaatgtcagttttttccaatatcgtggATCCCTAAGGCACACAGTTAAAAACTAGTGGTAATAAGTATTAATATATGTGTTCCTGGACTATCAAAGGTTGAATTTGAATTTATAATGTTCACCTCAGTTACCACTAGGAGTAcgttgtgttaaaaaaaaaaaaatcaaaacttatgTACTTACATTCATGTACCTCTGTCTTCAGTGATGGTGCAGCGGAGACAGCCTGTTCCCTCCGACATTGCAGTGATCATGTACACTAGCGGCTCCACAGGCATCCCAAAAGGAGTCATGATCTCCCACAGCAACATCATCGCCGGGGTAACCGGCATGGCTGAGCGCATCCCCAACCTAGAGTAAGAACGCCTGGTCACTTATGGATtcactgactttaaattcacacTCGTACATGGTGTTTCTGATATTctgtccactgtattaaccAGTAATGCATTTGCATTTGTTTCTGTACTGTTTTACATGGACAGTGAGAATGATACATATATTGGCTATCTCCCGCTGGCACACGTGCTGGAGCTCAGTGCTGAACTGGTTTGTGTTTCTCATGGCTGCCGTATCGGATACTCCTCACCACAGACCCTCGCAGATCAGGTACACGTACAGCCGCGCTCACATAAGGGATTCAAACATATGCTGACCAGTTTGTATACTTGATTTGCAACAAGGTTTGTGCACCTGTGCAAGTCCTGCATTAATTACTCAGTGTAaggttttatattaattaatattggGATTGATCAGTGATTCTGGGGTGGTTACAGAGGTATGCTGCAAACCATTAGAAAAGAGGAACTGAAAAATACTAATACAATCCAGCTGTGCATTTTGtgaaccacctctttgtttctacactcactgtccattttgtcagctccacttaccacatagaagcactttgtagctctacaattactgactgtagtccatctgtttctctgcatgctttgttagccccctttcaccctgttcttcaatggtcaggactctctcaggaccaccacagagcaggtattatttgggttgtggatcattctcagcactgcagtgacactgacatggtggtggtgtgttagtgtgtgttgtgcaggtatgagtggataagacacagcagcgctgctggagtttttaaacgcctcactgtcactgctggactgagaatagtcccatcaaccaaaaatgtatccagccaacagcgccccgtgggcagcgtcctgtgaccactgatgaagaccaactcaaagagcagcaatagatgagtgatcgtctctgactttacatctacaaggtggaccaactaggtaggagtgtttaatagagtggacagtgagtggacacggtatttaaaaactccagcagcgctgctgtgtctgatccactcataccagcacaacacacactaacacaccaccaccatgtcagtgtcactgcagtgctgagaatcatccaccacctaaataatatctaaaaaagtaaaagcaggctaaaaaggcatgcagagaaacagatggactacagtcagtaattgtagaactacaaagtgcttctatatggtaagtggagctgataaaatcgacagtgagtgtagaaacaaggaggtggttttaatgttatggctgattatcTGATATTACTTTTAAGGTAGGCAGTCATACATTACACACTTTTTGTTCACTCTGCTTGTGTTATTTCCATCCCAGTCAACCAAAATTAAAAGGGGCAGTAAAGGAGACACCAGTATGCTGCGGCCAACGCTAATGGCAGCCGTTCCGGTAATATAACCCACACGAACTGTTCTGAAGAATCTCACTCTTTGTTATATGTACCATCCTTCTGTGTTTCGCCTCTCTCTCTTGTTTTGCAGGAGATCATGGATCGTATCTACAAGAACGTGATGATCAAAGTGGATGAGATGAGCAGCGTGCAGAGGACTCTGTTTGTGCTGGCCTACAACTACAAGATGGAGCAGATTTCTAAAGGCTATGGCACCCCTTTGTGTGATCGGTATGTCTGTTATTTACACTTGCATTTACAATTCTTCTTTTGCATGTCCTAGCTAGttcggaagctggggtcagagtgcagggtcaagcattagcagagagggttaagggccttgctcgaagGCCTAACAGTGGAAgccaggattcgaactctcaatcttttgattgatagcccaaagctctacctactaggttACCACTTCCCCTAATAATTTGCCTATAAGTGAAGCAGAAGATGTATTTTAGTAGAGGAGAGCATCGTTGCTTTGTCATAtggactaaatactttttaggGAGCTGTATATAAAATTGTCTTATTTTATGAAATGTATAAATTTCATTTATCATCCGCTTTATCATTTTCTGGGTTCCGTTCCACCCCAGAAACgctgggtgcaatgcaggatACCCATGgcacagggcttcggccataCCCCCTACAAGACATACATAACcagtcatgtttgtgtagatacccgaccggccgatagcacagctctGACTTCATCTGTGATCTCAGCTCAGCAGAGAAAGTATATTGTAGCAATAGTAATTGTGGGCGTGTATTGCAGCCACATCAAGGCACTGTGGATTGTCATATATATCTGTGTGGGTGGCacgttggctcagtgggtagcactgttgccttacagcaagaaggtccctggttcgataCCAAGGTGGAGTTAGAATgtactccccgtgtctgcgtgggtttcctccgggagctccggtttcctcccacagtcatgcaaggtgaggtgaattggagatacaaaactgtccataactgtgtttgatactGAACTTGAATTGATAAATCGTGTGTAACCAGTGACTACCtgtcctatcatgaatgtaaccaaagagtgtaggAGAATATGACGatgaaatacaaaaaacacacataaaacatataaataaatatctgtgTCCGTGTTTGTTCAGTTTTGTGTTCAGGAAATTACGTTCATTGCTCGGAGGGAATACCCGGGTGTTGCTGTCAGGAGGAGCTCCTCTGTCTGCAGCTACTCAGCGCTTTATGAACATCTGTTTCTGCTGCCCGGTGGGACAGGGCTACGGCCTTACGGAAACCTGTGGAGCCGGCACCATCAGCGAGTGTAAGATATTCAAACGTACACATTAAACAAGGGGAATAAAAGTACAAGGATTAATGTGGTGCAGTAAGACTAGCAATAGCCACATTAGTCTTGCAGGGCCGATCGTCATTTCTAACAGGATTACATTCGAGGAAAGTCTACGCTGGCTATGATCAGCGCCGAATATAAGTGTTTTGTGCCTGAACCAATCAGACTCGCCGATACTGGTCCAGTGGCAAGTTTTTTGTCGCCAAGAGTCTGTCCGAAaatctagtgagctctctacatagacagcattttacgtcatcctatgagCTGTCCCGACAAGGCGGCTGtccgaattcttagataccctaaaatgctgcctacgaAGGTGCCTAATTTCGAAGCtacaatctgactgaataacgagggagccaGATGTATGGAAGTAAAtctgtctcatcagattttgaaatttaaaagcctttgaattttgattactgaactttaagcctttgaattttgattactgaacttttttgcctcagaattcaacccacacattttacaataactcattttcactttcattttttgatgttaacaaattcaaaatcaaaaattcaagtttataaaattcaaataatatatattcaggttgctcaaattcgataggtcaaattcagatcacaaaattcagattaaaaaattcagactaaacatccgggacacgcaggatgagcaatcgattccagagccgtagagagaacagagtagcgacactcccatagagaaccgctgtgacgggggcgggacatttctctgcacagctccgggtggagctctgttcatttccactactgagcagcattttcagctgtatgttgctttgttttaaagaaataatgaatttggtgtcattaatatacttaatactgttattgtttagcatttgctcagcactaaatgttacatgtttatcttatttaataggtataactgaatttagctcagtcagttaagcttaattaatgccacacgagtcttttcacctaaaatgaggtgattaatcaagagtcttgttacagaaatgataataaaacattagagccataataaatcatactacttttactttcacactTAAGTACATTGGAAGGTAAATAGTTTAGTACTTATACTCAgtgaagtggaggtaaagagtattttacttttactactacttttactggagtaatattttacctacttctaatcaactacatggtttgtgtaccttgtccaccacttacattagacaaaatgaactagtgcatattattatgaattaattcatgtattacatgtaggaatgaattattaatcactcatgaaataagagatgaatgaagctatttcatgtacctgcactataatgttaaaggtacgggagtgtgtttatgaatctgttcattcagtgcaggtaaaccttatgaatccagccacatggctcagtgtttaaccaaaatgattattattattattattatgaatcctcaggaaagtgaagggagattatagtttatgcaaaaaaaaaaaaaaaaaaaagctctttaatctctgtactgtatattgtttatactacttaatgatatcacattatgtaatgtatgctaatataatgtactgtgtgttaacaagaacaacctattaagtcattataaaaatcttccacttcatataccaaactgacattaaagcagatgcagtaaatgtaaaggcaggtgaaaatacccagaaattgtacaatattttattatttgccgtttaatatttcactcactgctgcttgtcccatgacagcgccgggtttgttcgGAACTACTGGAGGGGTACataaaccacgtgaccgcgagaACAagaagtgtcgcaactctctctctctacggctctgctGTAAACGAAGCCGCTTCGTTGTCACTTGATCGCTGGAGTGTAACTTGATTGGCTGGGTGTCGGTTCGATTTGAGACAGAATCgatcagagccgtagatagagagagttgcgacactccttgttcTCGCCGCCACACGGTCACGTGGTTTATGTATCCATCCAATAGTTTCAAAAAACcccgcgctgtcatgttctcatatcccagctagcacaatcatctggtcCAGCTCCCtcttttctatcggcacagtcggccgagtgtcagaatcggccagaatcagtgtagccagatccggtccagttgttaccacagctgggtttggctggtgctcgtagagACGCGGAACaacgtcaccatagcaacagtgcgatGCGAGCCGTTAAAAAAGAGGACTAATTATTTGTTCGTGTTTGGTAAATTAACGTTGAATCTTAACATTTTACTTAGcaaaatgtaagcagaaagtctatttggaaatggaaactgttaggtaatgttatctattgagtttcaggttaactggtagtctgaactaatacacttcaggtaacgttagctaaaaggtaAACAGTTTCTTGCATTAGCCAACAGCTGCAAAATAATTAAAGCTCATTCAATAGTGTattaaatacttaataataataattaataatataaaatacttatttccaccactgtatatatatatatatatatatgtgtgtgtgtgtgtgtgtgtgtgtgtgtaaaatatttatgGTATGTATGTAGGCTGTATTAGTAgatgtagttgtagtagtagtatgtttaGTAGTATTGTGTATGCGTAGTATAGtatgtatatttacaatattgttCACTTTGATAATTATCattcttatatgcaattatatgttattttctatatataatattaatatagttgtcattttgtttcacttttataatttgtcttatttttaatattctgattattattattattattattatacttgctgcaattatcttaataaaatactttctgctgcacaatctgtagttaatctgtagttaatctgtagttaatctgtagaataaatgtattattttatctatgaggatgtgaaaggagaagaaaacgggaaataaatggtatcgcagtgttttgggggctattccggcccagctgcgccggaagtgggccacaattacaaggctagctgggatgggacaagcagcagtgaatgaagtattaaac encodes:
- the acsl3b gene encoding long-chain-fatty-acid--CoA ligase 3b, producing MKLKEDVPPILLQVFRSVVWVYSVITFIPWYFLSGAGADQARAKRIKARSVSGQPAGPYRAINSQKQLVSQLHEGADSLDKVFEHAVRHFPQRDCLGTREVLSEEDEIQPNGKVFQKVILGDYNWLSYEETFQIAQRFGSGLASLGQKPLCNIAIFCETRAEWMIAAQTCFMYNFPLVTLYATLGGPAIAHGLNETEVTHIITSKDLLQGRLKEILLDVPRLQHIIIVDSKSPSWSGLPRGIQVHSMASVQERGAKPENMMVQRRQPVPSDIAVIMYTSGSTGIPKGVMISHSNIIAGVTGMAERIPNLDENDTYIGYLPLAHVLELSAELVCVSHGCRIGYSSPQTLADQSTKIKRGSKGDTSMLRPTLMAAVPEIMDRIYKNVMIKVDEMSSVQRTLFVLAYNYKMEQISKGYGTPLCDRFVFRKLRSLLGGNTRVLLSGGAPLSAATQRFMNICFCCPVGQGYGLTETCGAGTISEFFDYSTGRVGAPLVCSEIMLKDWEEGGYYSTDKSNPRGEILIGGPNVTMGYYKNQSKNKDDFFEDKNGQRWFCTGDIGEFHPDGSLKIIDRKKDLVKLQAGEYVSLGKVEAVLKNCPFIDNICAYANSDETYVISFVVPNQKQLLALAEQKQVRGPWEEICNHPEMEKEVLRIITEAAVSAKLERFEIPKKIRLSAEPWTPETGLVTDAFKLKRKELKIHYQADIERMYGGK